The following are from one region of the Heliangelus exortis chromosome 2, bHelExo1.hap1, whole genome shotgun sequence genome:
- the TMEM196 gene encoding transmembrane protein 196 isoform X3 — translation MCTSSQIIGSLLVLSVLEIGLGVSSVAVGAVSFSLVLTEHKPQLGDSSPFLLCGICGILCAKKKSGLVMILFSACCICGLIGGILNFQFLRALTKKSSALYSLHLASMSLACIGIGGCTLSSWLTCRLASYEQRRMFSEREHSLHHSHEMAEKRLRGIEITDLPSCPVVPPTPELPPRYAEH, via the exons ATGTGCACCAGCAGCCAGATCATCGGGAGCCTCCTGGTGCTCTCCGTGCTGGAGATAGGGTTAGGGGTGTCCAGCGTGGCCGTGGGGGCGGTCAGTTTCAGCCTGGTCCTCACAGAGCATAAACCTCAGCTGGGAGACTCTTCTCCG TTTCTGCTTTGTGGCATATGTGGAATATTGTGcgccaaaaaaaaatctggactTGTT ATGATACTTTTTTCTGCCTGTTGCATCTGTGGACTAATTGGAGGAATCTTAAATTTTCAATTTCTTCGTGCTTTGACAAAGAAGTCGTCTGCTCTCTATTCTTTGCATCTTGCCTCCATGTCTCTTGCATGTATTGGAATTGGTGGTTGCACCCTTTCTTCATGGCTCACTTGTCGGCTAGCCAGCTACGAACAAAGACGAATGTTCTCAGAGAGAGAACATTCATTGCATCACTCCCATGAAATGGCAGAAAAA AGATTGAGGGGTATTGAAATAACCGACCTGCCCAGCTGCCCGGTGGTTCCCCCGACACCAGAGTTACCTCCAAGGTACGCTGAACACTAG
- the TMEM196 gene encoding transmembrane protein 196 isoform X1, translating into MCTSSQIIGSLLVLSVLEIGLGVSSVAVGAVSFSLVLTEHKPQLGDSSPVWSGVCFLLCGICGILCAKKKSGLVMILFSACCICGLIGGILNFQFLRALTKKSSALYSLHLASMSLACIGIGGCTLSSWLTCRLASYEQRRMFSEREHSLHHSHEMAEKRLRGIEITDLPSCPVVPPTPELPPRYAEH; encoded by the exons ATGTGCACCAGCAGCCAGATCATCGGGAGCCTCCTGGTGCTCTCCGTGCTGGAGATAGGGTTAGGGGTGTCCAGCGTGGCCGTGGGGGCGGTCAGTTTCAGCCTGGTCCTCACAGAGCATAAACCTCAGCTGGGAGACTCTTCTCCGGTATGGAGCGGGGTGTGT TTTCTGCTTTGTGGCATATGTGGAATATTGTGcgccaaaaaaaaatctggactTGTT ATGATACTTTTTTCTGCCTGTTGCATCTGTGGACTAATTGGAGGAATCTTAAATTTTCAATTTCTTCGTGCTTTGACAAAGAAGTCGTCTGCTCTCTATTCTTTGCATCTTGCCTCCATGTCTCTTGCATGTATTGGAATTGGTGGTTGCACCCTTTCTTCATGGCTCACTTGTCGGCTAGCCAGCTACGAACAAAGACGAATGTTCTCAGAGAGAGAACATTCATTGCATCACTCCCATGAAATGGCAGAAAAA AGATTGAGGGGTATTGAAATAACCGACCTGCCCAGCTGCCCGGTGGTTCCCCCGACACCAGAGTTACCTCCAAGGTACGCTGAACACTAG
- the TMEM196 gene encoding transmembrane protein 196 isoform X2 encodes MCTSSQIIGSLLVLSVLEIGLGVSSVAVGAVSFSLVLTEHKPQLGDSSPVWSGVCFLLCGICGILCAKKKSGLVMILFSACCICGLIGGILNFQFLRALTKKSSALYSLHLASMSLACIGIGGCTLSSWLTCRLASYEQRRMFSEREHSLHHSHEMAEKRLRGIEITDLPSCPVVPPTPELPPRK; translated from the exons ATGTGCACCAGCAGCCAGATCATCGGGAGCCTCCTGGTGCTCTCCGTGCTGGAGATAGGGTTAGGGGTGTCCAGCGTGGCCGTGGGGGCGGTCAGTTTCAGCCTGGTCCTCACAGAGCATAAACCTCAGCTGGGAGACTCTTCTCCGGTATGGAGCGGGGTGTGT TTTCTGCTTTGTGGCATATGTGGAATATTGTGcgccaaaaaaaaatctggactTGTT ATGATACTTTTTTCTGCCTGTTGCATCTGTGGACTAATTGGAGGAATCTTAAATTTTCAATTTCTTCGTGCTTTGACAAAGAAGTCGTCTGCTCTCTATTCTTTGCATCTTGCCTCCATGTCTCTTGCATGTATTGGAATTGGTGGTTGCACCCTTTCTTCATGGCTCACTTGTCGGCTAGCCAGCTACGAACAAAGACGAATGTTCTCAGAGAGAGAACATTCATTGCATCACTCCCATGAAATGGCAGAAAAA AGATTGAGGGGTATTGAAATAACCGACCTGCCCAGCTGCCCGGTGGTTCCCCCGACACCAGAGTTACCTCCAAG